From a single Silene latifolia isolate original U9 population chromosome 6, ASM4854445v1, whole genome shotgun sequence genomic region:
- the LOC141658541 gene encoding uncharacterized protein LOC141658541, with translation MQKQITEVDVKVDLDGVAMAATQSYPAKSYTVPSPSNSGPNNSQNFGGQQEATNVWRRDGKKPRVVYYCERCQKHGHSFSYCWFNPQGRGRGRGRPSGSSHMSAGGRGYEAHVEEIQYEAETPCEMYIDHQGQALDTPDPSFVQAVAKEVFRLQNQNVHQNVHQSPNQNVADNPVANFAGPFH, from the exons ATGCAGAAACAAATTACTGAAGTTGATGTAAAGGTTGATTTGGATGGAGTGGCGATGGCTGCTACACAGTCCTATCCTGCTAAGTCATACACTGTTCCTTCTCCAAGTAATTCTGGTCCAAACAATTCACAGAACTTTGGAGGACAGCAGGAGGCCACAAATGTTTGGAGGAGGGATGGCAAGAAGCCGAGAGTTGTTTACTACTGTGAACGTTGTCAGAAGCATGGCCATTCTTTTTCATACTGCTGGTTTAATCCTCAAGGAAGAGGCCGGGGCAGAGGCAGGCCATCTGGTTCTTCTCACATGTCTGCTGGTGGAAGAGGTTATGAAGCACATGTAGAAGAGATTCAGTATGAAGCAGAAACTCCTTGTGAGATGTATATTGATCATCAGGGTCAAGCTCTAGACACTCCTGACCCCTCTTTTGTTCAGGCAGTAGCTAAAGAAGTATTCCGACTGCAGAATCAGAATGTGCATCAGAATGTGCATCAGTCTCCAAATCAGAATGTAGCTGATAATCCTGTTGCTAACTTTGCAG GACCCTTCCACTGA
- the LOC141587476 gene encoding putative F-box protein At5g62060 → MCVYSRESKSFRVFNPHISEEVQILNVPKFTWWFFSYSPSTKEYKILKIGVLRSENETGDTVFERNVASISTLGSNIWREIQNVPYYPSFDLFTECQGKLFWVTTSGLILLFDLVSEKFHEIPGPTLRRASTGDKLINMGDTVGYVYNYGLWVLEDKSKGIWINKYDFSTHPMDMYPRGLIGISGNGGLFGFMLNSTNVFTQDMSFTNFIEIKLDKYIGKVAREMISVIGPHVRSLVSPVRVMEMGNKQIYDHSDLMDISLKRKWILETLKLDHDASEDDLFNEVYKFMRAICSHMFQQLS, encoded by the exons ATGTGTGTCTATTCGAGGGAATCGAAGAGCTTTCGTGTTTTTAATCCCCATATAAGTGAGGAAGTACAAATTCTTAATGTTCCTAAATTTACATGGTGGTTCTTTAGTTATTCACCGTCCACCAAAGAGTATAAGATTCTTAAGATCGGGGTATTAAGAAGTGAGAACGAGACAGGGGACACAGTTTTTGAACGAAATGTAGCTTCGATTAGCACACTTGGTTCCAACATTTGGCGGGAAATACAGAATGTTCCCTATTACCCATCTTTTGATTTATTCACAGAATGTCAGGGGAAATTGTTTTGGGTAACGACGTCcggtttaattttattatttgatCTTGTTTCTGAAAAATTTCATGAAATTCCTGGCCCTACACTAAGACGTGCAAGTACGGGAGATAAGCTTATAAACATGGGTGACACGGTAGGATATGTATATAACTACGGGCTATGGGTGTTGGAAGATAAATCAAAGGGCATATGGATAAACAAGTACGATTTTTCAACCCATCCGATGGACATGTATCCTCGAGGGCTTATAGGTATCTCAGGGAATGGCGGTTTGTTTGGCTTCATGCTAAATTCAACCAATGTCTTCACCCAAGACATGAGTTTTACAAATTTCATTGAAATTAAATTAGACAAGTATATAGGTAAAGTGGCTCGGGAAATGATATCGGTTATCGGTCCTCATGTAAGAAGTTTAGTTTCTCCTGTTCGAGTTATGGAAATGGGAAATAAGCAAATATATGATCATTCTGATCTCATGGACATTAGTCTCAAGAGGAAATGGATATTAGAGACTTTGAAGTTGGATCATGATGCTTCTGAAGATGATCTTTTTAACGAAGTGTATAAATTCATGCG AGCTATCTGCAGCCACATGTTTCAGCAGCTCTCTTAG